Proteins from a genomic interval of Quercus lobata isolate SW786 chromosome 11, ValleyOak3.0 Primary Assembly, whole genome shotgun sequence:
- the LOC115969511 gene encoding peroxidase 16-like codes for MESRSAILLSSLLFSLLLSTTSAQLSSDFYKNTCPNVESLVRTAVTNKFQQTFVTAPATLRLFFHDCFVRGCDASMLIDSPTNTAEKNHPDDISLAGDGFDTVVKAKAAVDSDPQCTNKVSCADILALATRDVVVLTGGPFYPVELGRRDGRISTIASVQRHLPQPFFNLDQLNSFFGFNNLTQTDMIALSGAHTIGVSHCSRFSRRIYKFSPKNPIDPTLNLTYAFQLRQMCPLNVNPTIAISLDPTTPNKFDNAYYTNLQQGKGLLSSDEVLFTDARSKSTVDLFASNNDAFQQAFVSAITKLGRVGVKTGNQGEIRHDCSRIN; via the exons ATGGAATCTAGAAGTGCCATTCTTTTATCATCTTtgcttttttctcttctcctaagTACTACTTCAGCTCAACTTAGCAGTGACTTCTACAAGAACACATGCCCGAATGTTGAATCATTAGTCCGCACAGCTGTCACAAATAAGTTCCAGCAGACCTTTGTGACTGCTCCAGCCACTCTTCGACTCTTTTTCCACGATTGCTTTGTTCGG GGATGTGATGCTTCAATGTTGATTGACTCACCAACTAATACAGCAGAGAAGAATCACCCTGATGATATTTCTCTTGCTGGTGATGGATTTGACACTGTGGTCAAAGCTAAGGCAGCTGTAGATAGTGACCCTCAGTGCACAAACAAAGTTTCCTGTGCTGATATACTAGCTCTTGCCACTAGAGATGTGGTTGTATTG ACAGGGGGACCATTTTACCCAGTCGAATTGGGGAGGCGTGATGGGAGGATATCTACTATTGCTAGTGTTCAAAGGCATCTTCCTCAGCCCTTTTTCAATTTAGACCAGCTCAATTCCTTCTTTGGCTTTAATAATCTCACCCAAACAGATATGATTGCATTATCAG GTGCGCACACAATTGGGGTTTCTCATTGCAGCCGTTTCTCCAGACGAATCTACAAATTCAGCCCCAAAAACCCGATTGACCCAACCCTAAACTTGACATATGCTTTCCAGCTTAGACAGATGTGTCCCTTAAATGTCAACCCCACAATCGCCATTAGTTTGGACCCAACCACACCTAATAAATTCGACAATGCTTACTACACAAATCTTCAACAAGGAAAGGGTCTCCTAAGCTCTGATGAGGTATTGTTCACAGATGCAAGATCAAAGTCCACAGTCGATTTATTTGCATCAAACAATGACGCTTTTCAACAGGCCTTTGTAAGTGCTATAACCAAACTAGGTCGAGTTGGGGTTAAGACTGGAAATCAAGGTGAGATTCGGCATGATTGCTCCCGGATAAActag
- the LOC115967516 gene encoding uncharacterized protein LOC115967516 — translation MGTRLEYAVNLLATSPNSNSFTVHCVDDWEHFKNRGLKGNCYTTVVDSSEDSMDRKLEKHNLESIKKTMQMHEDVFKNQVKELHRLYKVQKMLMGELKKELKQNRYWSSMTSSDISHAHFINSHHPSMQTTSEFNFQIQSLRDDPNSRERSGSCSGDTMKMARGFDLERPAAEEDRSTGVSAVEEDQAGPSSQMPTSSHKMSVAGSDEDSEVELTLSIGGCLSKKASSKSSKTQLGLCDSSSHKGIREIDSSASFKSDRGEDCSDPNTPMSSSSAAFDQETNRPHWLFQGLKLK, via the exons ATGGGGACTAGACTTGAATACGCCGTCAATCTCTTAGCAACCTCACCAAACAGCAACAGCTTTACTGTGCATTGTGTGGATGACTGGGAGCATTTCAAGAATAGAGGACTGAAGGGGAACTGCTATACAACTGTAGTGGACAGCTCTGAGGACTCCATGGACAGGAAGCTAGAAAAGCACAACTTAGAATCCATCAAAAAGACAATGCAGATGCATGAAGATGTCTTCAAAAACCAG GTGAAGGAACTGCACAGACTCTACAAAGTGCAGAAGATGCTAATGGGTGAGCTGAAAAAAGAACTTAAACAAAACAGATATTGGAGTTCCATGACTAGCTCAGATATAAGCCATGCTCACTTCATTAACTCCCACCATCCATCAATGCAAACCACAAGTGAATTTAATTTCCAAATTCAGAGCTTGAGAGACGATCCAAACTCAAGGGAGCGAAGTGGCAGTTGCTCTGGAGACACCATGAAAATGGCAAGGGGATTTGATCTTGAAAGGCCTGCTGCTGAGGAAGACAGGTCCACAGGAGTCAGTGCCGTTGAGGAAGACCAAGCAGGGCCAAGTTCCCAGATGCCCACCAGCAGTCATAAGATGAGCGTTGCTGGTTCTGATGAAGATAGTGAAGTAGAGCTGACATTAAGCATTGGAGGTTGCTTGAGCAAGAAGGCATCATCAAAATCCTCAAAAACTCAATTAGGATTATGTGATTCCTCGTCCCATAAAGGAATTAGGGAGATTGATTCGTCTGCCTCTTTCAAATCGGACCGAGGAGAGGATTGTAGTGACCCCAACACCCCCATGAGCAGCTCCAGTGCTGCATTTGATCAGGAAACAAACCGGCCGCATTGGCTTTTCCAAGGTTTAAAGCTCAAATAG